The following DNA comes from Papaver somniferum cultivar HN1 chromosome 4, ASM357369v1, whole genome shotgun sequence.
TATTCTCTAAACTTGTTGACCTGGCATAACATAGACGAAATTCAAATAaattaaaacaactaaaacaataaCCGTAACAACTCATTCCTCCTTAACTTAAGCCTTGTCCTCAAGGCTATGGATTGTCAGTCTCCATGACATGATATCCATCAAGCTCTCGAGTCACCGGAGTAATCATAAAAAGTTTCTTGCAGTGGTGTCCCTGCTTGAACATATCATCACAATGGAAGCAAAGTCATTGCTTCTTGCGTTATAGTAACAACATAGTAGTTAACTGCCTTATTGGAATCTTTCCTTGAGTTGTTGTTGGagtaaaaacaaaccaacaacaAACACTTGTGACTTATCACGAGCCTCATACATATGTGCGAACCCAATTGCTTCTGACAGTGTTGCTGGTTTATTTGCCTGCATATCAGTTCGAATGGATTCTCGCAACCCGCTAACAAACAAACTTGCTTGTCTAGTTCGCGGTATTGAACCAGACTTTGCCACTAACTTttaaaacttattttggtagtttTCAACACTTCCAGTTTACTGCAACTTATTAAATTCTCCGAAGAAATCGAGATATTTATTTGGACCATAATAGGTGGAGCGCTGATTTGAAATCTTCCCAGGTGACATAAATCAGCTCTTACTTCAATATTTGGTACCATATTTGTACATAATCATCAAGATGATAAGAAGCATAAGAAACTCGTTTACTTTCATTAAGGAAAAAGTATTGTTCAGCTCTACATAATCAACTAGTAGGATCTTCTGTGCCCTTGAAGCTTGGAAAAACTATTTTAACACCACCTTTAACTTTTGAAGGAGTGTTTGTAGAAGATTCTCCATTTCCATTGGATTGTTTCCCATTACCTCCCCTTTCATCACATCAACCATCAGAGACAACTTACTGAAAAGATCAGTTAGTTTATCCACAATCACTTTTTGGTTGTAAACCATAGTAAGCATGGATTTTTTTAGGTCTTCAGTAGTTTTTTCTAAGTTTTCAACTCTTTCatccatttttaattttttttaccaaGCTGGTTGAAATAAAGCATAATGATAGGTTTTATGGGAAGCAATGATTGCAAGACCTACCCACAATACAACATATCCTAGCTCTGAAAATACCACTTGTTACGATCACACTAGGAAAGATACAGTAAATGATATAGGGAATGAACTGATGATAGTCTTAGATGGATACATAGTTATGATAACAAAGTTGATGGTGAAGAAGTGAAGATAGATAGGTTTACAAAGGGACCCAACCTCAAATAACTTAGGCTATAGACGAGTCTTGCCTCCAAGTTGTAGGTTAATAACCCAAACCTCAAAGAAACACAGAGTTTAAACAAACTTAATCGATGCCTTTTCCATTCATTCTAAAATTTTAAatagattacaaaaaagatatgaCAGTATCCCACTAACCCTCTAGATGCTACAAACTAGGAATTCAAAACCAACTAAAACTACTTGGACTCTTAACTAAACTAAACACGTTCAGAATTTAATAAGTAAACACCTAATTATTCTCTAAACTTGTTGACCTGGCATAACATAGACGAAATTCAAATAaattaaaacaactaaaacaataaCCGTAACAACTCATTCCTCCTTAACTTAAGCCTTGTCCTCAAGGCTATGGATTGTCAGTCTCCATGACATGATATCCATCAAGCTCTTGAGTCACCGGAGTAATCATAAAAAGTTTATTGCAGTGGTGTCCCTGCTTGAACATATCATCACAATGGAAGCAAAGTCATTGCTTCTTGCGTTATAGTAACAACATAGTAGTTAACTGCCTTATTGGAATCTTTCCTTGAGTTGTTGTTGGagtaaaaacaaaccaacaacaAACACTTGTGACTTATCACGAGCCTCATACATATGTGCGAACCCAATTGCTTCTGACAGTGTTGCTGGTTTATTTGCCTGCATATCAGTTCGAATGGATTCTCGCAACCCGCTAACAAACAAACTTGCTTGTCTAGTTCGCGGTATTGAACCAGACTTTGCCACTAACTTTTAAAACTGATTTTGGTAGTTTTCAACACTTCCAGTTTACTGCAACTTATTAAATTCTCCGAAGAAATCGAGATATTTATTTGGACCATAATAGGTGGAGCGCTGATTTGAAATCTTCCCAGGTGACATAAATCAGCTCTTACTTCAATATTTGGTACCATATTTGTACATAATCATCAAGATGATAAGAAGCATAAGAAACTCGTTTACTTTCATTAAGGAAAAAGTATTGTTCAGCTCTACATAATCAACTAGTAGGATCTTCTGTGCCCTTGAAGCTTGGAAAAACTATTTTAACACCACCTTTAACTTTTGAAGGAGTGTTTGTAGAAGATTCTCCATTTCCATTGGATTGTTTCCCATTACCTCCCCTTTCATCACATCAACCATCAGAGACAACTTACTGAAAAGATCAGTTAGTTTATCCACAATCACTTTTTGGTTGTAAACCATAGTAAGCATGGATTTTTTTAAGTCTTCAGTAGTTTTTTCTAAGTTTTCAACTCTTTCatccatttttaattttttttaccaaGCTGGTTGAAATAAAGCAGAATGATAGGTTTTATGGGAAGCAATGATTGCAAGACCTACCCACAATACAACATATCCTAGCTCTGAAAATACCACTTGTTACGATCACACTAGGAAAGATACAGTAAATGATATAGGGAATGAACTGATGATAGTCTTAGATGGATACATAGTTATGATAACAAAGTTGATGGTGAAGAAGTGAAGATAGATAGGTTTACAAAGGGACCCAACCTCAAATAACTTAGGCTATAGACGAGTCTTGCCTCCAAGTTGTAGGTTAATAACCCAAACCTCAAAGAAACACAGAGTTTAAACAAACTTAATCGATGCCTTTTCCATTCATTCTAAAATTTTAAatagattacaaaaaagatatgaCAGTATCCCACTAACCCTCTAGATGCTACAAACTAGGAATTCAAAACCAACTAAAACTACTTGGACTCTTAACTAAACTAAACACGTTCAGAATTTAATAAGTAAACACCTAATTATTCTCTAAACTTGTTGACCTGACATAACATAGACGAAATTCAAATAaattaaaacaactaaaacaataaCCGTAACAACTCATTCCTCCTTAACTTAagccttgtcctcaaggatatggATTGTCAGTCTCCATGACATGATCTCCATCAAGCTCTTGAGTCACCGGAGTAATCATAAAAATTTTCTTGCTGTGGTGTCCCGTCTTGAACATATCATCACAATGGAAGCAAAGTCATTGCTTCTTGCGTTATAGTAACAACATAGTAGTTAACTTCCTTATTGGAATCTTTCCTTGAGTTGTTGTTGGagtaaaaacaaaccaacaacaAACACTTGTGACTTATCACGAGCCTCATACAGATGTGGCAACCCAATTGCTTCTGACAGTGTTGCTGGTTTATTTGCATGCACATCAGTTCGAATGGATTCTCGCAACCCGCTAACAAACAAACTTACTTGTCTAGTTTGCGGTATTGAACCAGACTTTGATACTAACTTTTAAAACTGATTTTGGTAGTTTTCAACACTTCTAGTTTACTGCAACTTATTAAGTTCTCCGAAGAAATCGAGATATTTATTTGGACCATAATAGGTGGAGCGCTGATTTGAAACCTTTCCAGGTGATGTAAATCAGCTCTTACTTCAATATTTGGTACCATATTTGTACATCATCATCAAGATGATAAGAAGCATAAGAAACTCGTTTACTTTCACGAATTTCATGAAGGAAAAAGTATTGTTCAGCTCTACATAATCAACTAGTAGGATCTTCTGTGCCCTTGAAGCTTGGAAAAACTATTTTAACACCACCTTTAACTTTTGAAGGAGTGTTTGTAGAAGATTCTCCATTTCCATTGGATTATTTTCCATTACCTCCCCTTTCATCACATCAACCATCAGAGACAACTTACTGAAAAGATCAGTTAGTTTATCCACAATCACTTTTTGGTTGTAAACCATAGTAAGCATGGATTTTTTAGGTCTTCAGTAGTTTTCTCTAAGTTTTCAACTCTTTCatccatttttaattttttttaccaaGATGGTTGAAATAAAGTAGAATGATAGGTTTTACGGGAAGCAATGATTGCAAGACCTACCCACAATACAAGATATCCTAGCTCTGAAAATACCACTTGTTACGATCACACTAGGAAAGATACAGTAAATGATATAGGGAATGAACTGATGATAGTTTAATATGGATACATATTTATGATAacaaagttgatgatgaagaagtgaAGATAGATAGGTTTACAAAGGTACCCAACCTCAAATAACTCAGGCTATAGACGAGCCTTGCGTCCAAGTTGTAGGTTAATAACCCAAACCTCAAAGAAACACAGAGTTTAAACAAACTTAATCGATGCATTTTCCATTCATTCTCAAATTTTAAatagattacaaaaaagatatgaCAGTATCCCACTAACCCTCTAGATGTTACAAACTAGGAATTCAAAACCAACTAAAACTACTTGGAGTCTTAACAAAACTAAACACGTTCACAGTTTAATAAGTAAACACCTAATTATTCTCTAAACTTATATTCCGATGCTTTCTTAAGATGAGGGAAAAATACATGTTCTGCCTTTACATCATTAAGTACATCGCGTATTACCGGAAATCATTGTTGAGCTTGCCAACTTTTGCAACCAATCTTACAAGAAACCGCAGTATATAACAAAACTGATGTTTGAACTCCAGACTTCTGCACTTAAACAATAACATGTCCACTCTGGGATAACTATGGGTAAACCGAGCTCCCTTTTCATGGTAAGAAAGGCTAATCCAGATGAAAATGGAATAATTCAATCTTTCAGCAATGAGAGCTCCTCAAGCTACGCAGGTAGTATTACATCCCGAAAGCTACACCTTTTTCGTGttgttacatttttttttgttatgcaaAACAAAATGTCATTGCTTAATGAGCTGGGGGTGCAGAGTATGAATCCTCCCAACTTACACTGGcaatgaaatttggtgggaaatcTTGCCAAATCTTACAAACTTTGAAAATCCTAGCATGTTTAACCAAGAAATCTGCTAGCTTATTACATTTTCTGCTAATAAACTTGCACCTCCATAGAGGATGGTTACTAAGTTTGTTCCTAATATCTAGAATAATGGAAAGGTTCTCCCAAGCTGCTTTCTCCAAATCTTGAGTCACTGCCTCCACTACGATTTGTGCAGACTTGCAGCCAGTTTACAATTAGTTGGTTGCAGACTTGCAGTTATATTTTCCCTTCTGGGTTTTGAAGAAAACATGTTGCCGGTGGCCCAAGTACATGTGATATGAGCTCAAGTCCTCACAAAATCAATAGATTCTGCTTTAAAAACCGTAGATTTGACACCAAATCTTACATTCATACTCTCAATAATCCAGCAGATTCTGCTTTAATAGCCCTAGCTTTATTACCAAATCTTACTCCCAACAATAATCCCCAATAAGTTCTGCTTTAAAAACCGTATCTTTGCTACCAAATCTTCATCTTACTTTGCAAAGAGGGgaagaaaaaaacctaactttgCCTCCTACACTACAAAGTTCGAGAAGAACAAAGAAGAGCAAAAGGGGTTACTGGATTCGATGTTGGGGTTACCGGAAGAAATCACAGTCGGTATCCTCAAACGCTTACCGATAAAATCAGTGTTAAAATTCAGGTGCGTCTGCAAAAAATGGTACAATATACTCAATGATCCTGAATttcttaagaaacaacaaaatcatgATTTGGGAGACGACGATTCCACTTTAATACTTAGAAAAGGCCGTGATTACTACTCCATTTCTAATGATACATTCACATCGATatcttcgtcatcatcatcagatGTAGCTATATCGTTATCTGCAAAGGATGTTAAGGATCTTGATTTCCCTATCATTTCTCCAAAGACTCCAATGCCTTTCACTGAGGAAACTGTTCAGATTTTGGGTTCTTGTAAGGGATTAATTTGCTTTGTCCTTGTTTTGCTCGTATCCATGGTCTTCTTAATCCATTTACTGGAGAGTACAGGAAATTACCATCACCAGGGTCATCTATTCCATCTAGTAAATCTTTGTTTTACAATTATGGGTTAGGTTATGATAGCAAGATTAACGATTACAAGTTGGTAAGGATTGCGAAATCAGACGAGAATGTTCCTGAAGTCAAGGTTTATACAGTAGGTTCAAATTCATGGAGGAGCATTGAAAATCTTGACATCCCTTATGTTTCTTGCAGAGGAACATCTAGGTTTTTAAATGGATGTCTTCATTGGATAGCAAATTATAGTTTTCAAACACCTCAGAGTCATTGTTTCTTTTGATTTGGGAAGTGAGACATTCAAGGAATTAGCGCTGCCAGAAAATCTGAGAGGCGGCGCTAATGTTTGTTTCAGTGCTGCAGGAGGGTGTCTTGCTGTACTTTGTAGTGATCCATGTCCATGGGGTCAGTTTGATGTATGGGTGATGAAAGACTACAGACGGAGAGAGTCTTGGACTAGGCTCTTCACTATTACTGAAAACATCAAATCATTTGAATATATAATCAGAAGCTTTCGGCACTTAAGGCAAATGGTGTGTCTGAAAAATGGTGAGttcttgttagaatttggattggaGGCAGAAAGTAGAGCTGATTTGGTTGTGTATGACCCAAAGACTGAAAGAGCTAGAGTACTGAATGTACCTAAAAAGAGAGGGTATACGAAACCTAGACTGTGCGACGTTTTGTTGTTCAGGGTGGAAACTTATATTGAGAGCTTAGTTTCACTCAACTCAGGTACTTATGTTGGGTAGGCATTGATCATGTGCATGAGAAGCCGTAAAG
Coding sequences within:
- the LOC113272592 gene encoding F-box protein CPR1-like — encoded protein: MLGLPEEITVGILKRLPIKSVLKFRCVCKKWYNILNDPEFLKKQQNHDLGDDDSTLILRKGRDYYSISNDTFTSISSSSSSDVAISLSAKDVKDLDFPIISPKTPMPFTEETVQILGSCYDSKINDYKLVRIAKSDENVPEVKVYTQIIVFKHLRVIVSFDLGSETFKELALPENLRGGANVCFSAAGGCLAVLCSDPCPWGQFDVWVMKDYRRRESWTRLFTITENIKSFEYIIRSFRHLRQMVCLKNGEFLLEFGLEAESRADLVVYDPKTERARVLNVPKKRGYTKPRLCDVLLFRVETYIESLVSLNSGTYVG